AAGTAAACAAGTATACAAGGTAGAAATGCATCAGATTCATGGAGGAGACCCCAATTAAAGTAGGTCAACATAAGAAATGTTGATCTAATTATAGCCAAataagagagagagggagagggagagagagggagagagagcgggggggagagggggagagagagagagagagagagggagggagagaggggggagagagagagggagagggagagggagagagagagagaaagagagagagagagagagagagagagagagagagagagagagagagagagagagagagagagagagagagagagagagattacaAATTCTTTGACGATGCCCTTGTAGACAAGGACAGGGAGGGCGATGCCGAAGATACCAACGAGAGCAAAGTTACGGCGAGTCCAGCGGAAATTATGCTCCAAATTCTCACGAGCAGAACCCCATTCTTCAATCCATTTGTTCTTGTTTGCTTCCATTCCTCCTCCCATTTTCACTACTCCCCGATTCAAACTCACTTGTGACGAAGATTTTTGCTTGCCTGGGCTCCTCTCAGTTCTAAATAGCTTGTCTACTACTCTAAACAGGGTCACAGTCGGGTCGGGTCGTAAGTTTGACACAAATTCGATCCGGAAAAATATTAACTCATAAAATTTTGACACTAAATTAATATGTTTTATTTGACTCGTCTCGCAAATTTATTTATTCTACGAATAtgttatttattaataatatagtatttgaattatttaaaaaattaattaaaattataactgaCAAACCATTAcacttaattatatttttagattTTATAGCATTTTGTCAAACATATTAGTCAATTGTGGGGACTGATTTAGTGCAATTTTGTAAAAATTTCTTTTTTAGTGGACCATTTCCATTAGTTGTTAATCGTACGTTAATTTATTAACATTCAAAGGCCAAAAATCTGTAACATATGACAAAGTGAGTTGAGACGAACTCTCCTTTGTAATATTGTTATGCATGTGATGTCTACAGTAACGACTAATATGTTGAAATCATGTTTGAACGCAATTATTTCGGACAAGCAAAGCGTCTTTTTTACGGTCGATTAGTAACACATAACGCACTTATTGCATATGAAATAAATCACTACATACTAtgaaaaattcaagaaaaacagAGTATTGTTAAACCGAAAATCGATGTCTCTAAGATCTATGAGAGACTTTAATGGAGTTTTAATTGAAAATATGCTTCTGAAATTTGGTTTTCATCAATAGTAGGTTTTGAGAGTAATAGCATGTGTCCAAACTGTGTCGTATAGTTTTGTACAAAATGGAGAGGTGTTTGGAATGTCATGCCACAGTGAGGGATCCGTCAATGATATCtaatatctttatatatatattgttatttctagagaactaacaatgagatttacagaaggggggttgaatgtaaatctcaaaactttttcaagttttgagcagtttataaagactgtgtgttcaagatgaacaagtgtgtgaattgctttaagctgatacagacagatatatattcaaacacaaatgtaaagaacacaataaacctttaaaaacttttctggtggatttgttgttccaccagagatggtatttcagaaattctgtgatctaagaatttgatcacagctgcatccctagtacaaactagataatttttctctcaagatttttctaaacagctctagaaaaattcttatctaattactagctactacttggtttatatattaccaagtttacaagtgaagacaaggatataataaaataataaagtaagatctccacttgtttcttctccagttcactccagtactttgttgacttaatgtctctttatactagagtagaacggctgctttttctgatgttcctgaaattaggctgccacatttcagttatctctgttcacccacgtgcctctgtttgtaggtacaactaccacttatcaacggttaatcaacagaacatccgttgaagctttcatccgttgatgcactcatccgttgaaggatgttatccgttgaagcttagcttctcatccgttgaaggtctttaagtcatccgttgataccacttcatttatacaaaattacaaggcatgaaatatttacaattggccttcctatctgcatatcttctagtagtcaacatgactcatagtttctctcaacttctaagaattacatcttaaatacagagactgaaatatgctacaacactagacttatttctaagtaaagctacaccatcaacggatagccaaagtggtcttatccgttgaggctacagacactgaatttctacttaagtgttttattaaacatatcatcaaactaatgcacatatattcctaacaatctccccctatttatgtctataagaattgtaggcataaattcagggttaacttgatgataacaaaacacttaacagatatatgaattgaaactaagtagaaatttgaaaatgctgcaaaaatgtatgtactaggaggaaattgaagatttacagtatttccaaggatactcctttagcctgagcaaatcatctttttcttctttgttccctggttttctttcctagccctttgtcattttcctcaatttggagttggagttgtctgaagaattcagcttcatcttcaacactgatatccaacttagattgcatttccttgagagtttcattgctggcaatcttgagttggtcttcaagtctgaaaaatcttctgactcctttatcatctctaaattccatcaaccaatgaggtgatttgtgaattgtaattcccctttcttgaatgagtaaagtcctgggtaaagcattgggctccctccaagttttccttatattggcaatcttgttgagaatttcagtcttggcagttctggtaaagccagaatccttttgtatagctgaaaagactctaatcaaggtagagtagccttcattcagaatcctgtgcagaggccatgttctttccccagctcctttgtatctgaacactaatctctctggtagctgtctgtaagcagctattcctcttacatcctccagctcatccagatagagttcaatgtctgaaatttcttttatgtcacagatgtgaacataatcatctttagaaatggatggcttaggcttaggcttttgtttttgagtgaatttcttagaggttatgggaggtgtagatttgggttttcttttctgtttctttggtagtggaagagtggttagaaaggtaggcaatttgatggtgtcccaatcaataggttcctcttttggaatgattggttcaccatggatgtttatagtgggattagcaacaagaggttcaggtatggaaggtagtggtttagatatagatttggttacttcagtattatcttcactccttctatgtgccttggcctttcttctgtttcccttctgccattcctctctttcttccatactctcaccaaatatactcccaaaaacctcatctaggtttacaatcttgtcttcacccctgacttcaattcctttctcttcttcaacttgacttgactttagctgttgttcaagctttgcttgtgctcttttgtcagcctttagttgcttgacttcttccttcttggctattgagaatttgggatgtccttgcatcacacatatgctctttccctctctagagataatagccctatttctccttacagcctcatccatggtctctttgagataagcaatactcctacctaaaagcttgttctcatcagcttttggaggaggaaagtccacttcttttaaaggattctttgtagagtccttattggatcttttattgggcttgagaattatagcttgtagttctttggaagaagcttctccatccttatgtctccctactggcttgagctccatgttgattggttcaatatttgtgctatatttcacagatgttgatttatcttgtgtagagccaaacaacagttgcaacctttcatcaattctcctcctttgctctttcactcgaatttcagctgctgctagctgaatcaaatcaattccatcaggcttttctttgatttgaatgattggagaagtagtgatggcaggaactagcactttagatattttgatttttgtagatggctctccttccccttcccttttactctccccctttttgttatcatcaaggagaggggtcaagccttgtgcttttgccagctgcattaggagactggtttgagattgttggttgtgaagaatggtggccacagaatcttcaataacttgaactctgtcttccaacttggccagccttttctcagtaactgattcctttttcaatctcaaaaccaagtcctgcaatgtaccatagggcatgactgaatccaatttttcagaactgtaggatttcaagtcagcaatatccttcctgagatcatccatactcagattctgctttacttgctgtaacttcatgagatgcagtgagtccaggtgagcttgaaggatagccttgatacttgcatgtgaagtgttctaaatggcctgttgaatagtgttgatttgtttgactaaggagacattgaattcccctgatctatactcctttgtcaaagcccattcaggtagatttggaattgaactagggccttcatctccccctaagttcatgcttccatcaaaagaaacagagtcatcatcatcagaatttactccaaattcctcagatggctcaccagctgtagaaggcatcttgttaatagcagctttatccctttgaagagattctgttgtgtgtactagatgtagtgtcttttttgcctcctcattgccctgagcagccaacatttgataggctgacacaggatgagtaaaagtgtcagcatccaaggaaatgttatcaattacagctttgtaatgttgctgaaattgtctttccttttcagcatcatccacaatcattgactcactagcaatggctggttccacccttatatctactgtacctgcctttctctctttttctctattttcttgcatcaggggctccccctggctcacacaactcactccctcaccttcacctactaaggtggtactcctctcacttacttttgccatgctggaagaaatagcatgcatttttgagctctcaatctctccttttgcctgggagcaacccagcctctcactcaaattttcactcccttccctcaatcctaagagtgattgcacagtattcatgtcttctacacttggaattgattcagttatgtgtggagagactatcaacggatgtggaatatccgttgaaggtgaaactgatgttatcaacggataactgctgttaagcttatccgttgaagagcaaccacttgtcaacggatgagtgatatccgttgaagaaggaaaagaagttgaaattgaaagtgatataactgttgaatctgtgtagattgatttgagatgtggtgacacagatccttcaattatatctgaaagaatttgcgggtgatccaacaaatcatctaagagatgatgatcacctgtatttgagtggggctcctccctgagttgtaaagagggagaatcaggaattgatgggaataacatatccacatccagagatggtgatgaagtgtttggtgattgatgtgtgattattgtgagagaatggggctgtgattccacatttattggagccacatcaaactgagtttgagaaggcatagatacagatggatgtatctgtgcagtgtgtgcagcaccctgtgtagaagattgggttctagccttctttcttataataaaagcttttgttggtgagtgtttggcttcagtgtccctccctcgtttgttctgtgttcctggttgggaactattttcaatagtaacatccttttgggaggatgcaactagggatgtgctagataccttttcaaccaccacatctttttgagaaactgtggcttggctagcttgggaagcacttaactctccttccttatcctgggggtttctttgatgttcacccctcccctcaccactcacaccctgttcactcccctcagggttaatggttggtgttacaactgttgtcttttgagaaacaacagaggtggttttctttgtctttgattttgaaagtttagttttggtgaccttggtagaaatctgttggggcattgtcacagatttcatggccacactagaagataaagaaatagaggggttggaagaagtaggagttatagaagcaattacctcacctacctgaggtgcattcatgattggtaaatataccaatggcacactgctgttgagatccattctcaataaatctgcaagaactcttttctcttgtgcccagcacttgagtttattattctcattgattatgaccaaaccttcagcaacatggttagccaataacataaagaatctagcataatagatgttattaggtctattagctttgttacctaatctagtacccaattctagcatcacatagttgttaaggttaaaatacctatcagaaacaagcatatagagcatattaacaagagatgaagttatggcatcaaaattactaattttcccagagaaaacctttataaaggcatccccaagaaaactccattctttcctaaggccttttcttctaatactccctaaactagcagagttaagagaataacctatggaatctaacatgctggatacatcattatcagtgtgtggtgtcatggcattgttctcaggtaatttaaaacatgcttgtaaatcatcacagttaatacagtgatttttacctttgagagtgaaggagatagtcatatctatggagttgaactcagcagttgtccaaatctcctcaactacttcacagtaaatcgttggggcttccagcattgcatagctaagtttacagtttttgatgaagtccatcattttgtgatagtctgaatgggcttcattcttttctaccaaagctatgaaattgttcttctcatagatgaacccagattgagacataattttcacgactggtgccattgttgtgagtagaaattgcagagaataacttgaaggttttgcagagagaaaatggtaaatgcttgaaattttaagaaagcgtaaagtaaaaatgaaaaatcagaagggcttatatgctttcaaaaaaaaaaaaaaattagtaaaagattaatcaataagtatatgttagtgaatttcagccgtttaagaataaactgtaagtattctaacaactacctttaaaaccaatacatacagatgtatgtatgagtatcaacggttaagaaaatagaatcaacggctgtgaaacacctgaatcgactgatgtgacatttcaacggataaggcaaattgtcatccgttgaaaggtacttcagttttatccgttgacggataaaaattccagaaatgtatttgtctttcaacggataatgaatatccgttgatagagcaattttgactttcaacggataggaaacatccgttgatggtataaactttgttaaaagtcaaatttgttctagcaactaatatatttcaggcttcaattcaaattgcaataaggacatgaattttaagagtaattaagcatacctagctcacttactaatcttgtgaatgttgattcatcaagtggcttggtaaatatgtctgcaatttgttgttcacttggaacaaaatgtagttccactgtaccattcatgacatgctccctaatgaagtggtacttgatatcaatgtgcttggttcttgagtgctgtacatgattctctgttatggctatggcacttgtgttgtcacaaaagataggaattctatcaacatgaagtccatagtcaaggagttgatttctcatccataacacttgagagcagcaacttccagcagcaatgtattcagcctcagctgtagaagtagagactgaattttgctttttgctaaaccatgatacaagcttgtttcccaggaattggcaggagcctgttgtacttttcctgtctattttgcaacctgcatagtctgcatctgaataaccaattagatcaaagccagattctctaggataccaaatacctaaatttggtgtacccttgagatatctgaaaatccttttgatagctattaagtgagactccctaggatcagcttgaaatctagcacacagacatgtagcaaacattatatctggtctgctagcagttaaatataaaagtgaaccaaccatgcctctataacttgtaatgtccacagacctttcagtcttatttaattcaagtttggtggcagtggccatgggagtttttgcagatgaacattccattaagtcaaacttctttaaaagatcatgaatatatttagtttgactaatgaaaattccattactaacttgtttaatttgtaaaccaagaaaataggttagttctcccataaggctcatttcataattactttgcattagcttagcaaactttttacaaagtttatcatctttagaaccaaatattatgtcgtctacataaatttgaacaagtatactagagccattaacattcctaaagaagagagttttatcaacagtacctctagtgaagtgattctccaaaagaaattttgataaggtttcataccaggctctaggtgcttgcttcagtccatagagtgctttcaacagataatatacatagtctggaaaatttggatcttcaaatcctggaggttgacttacatagacttcttcctctaatttcccatttagaaatgcactcttgacatccatttgatagactttgaaattggcatgagctgcataggctagaaaaattctgatggcttcaagtcttgcaacaggagcatatgtctcatcaaaatctattccctcttgctgagaatagcctttagcaaccaatctggctttattccttatgataatgccatttttatccatcttgtttctgaatacccattttgtgtcaataggactcttgttctttggtttgggtaccagcttccaaacttggtttctctcaaattggtttagctcttcctgcatagctaatatccaatctggatccaataaggcttcttccactttcttaggttcctcctgagatagaaaactactatacagacattcatcttgagtagctcttcttgtttgcactttagatgatgcatcaccaatgatcagttcaaagggatgattcttggtccatttcctttgaagtggaagatgtgctctagatgaggtggcctcagtattgtcatgatgtgagatagagtgttgactagttgaaactccccctgagttgttggtcctttgcagggaacttggagttctatcaactgatgatgtaaatcgattatccgttgataaactatgatcaacggatgcttcatttagtacttcaacggatgatacaccatgtctttcaacggatactgcattgcctctatcaacggatgcagaattctgactttcaacggatgcagtattttgtgcattatctaagggcatgttttgaattccttttgaagtgttatctccatcagtctcctcttcactatcatcacaatatatctcaatgttgtcaaatctgagtctctcatattgtccctcatctgttagtccatcaatctttttatcatcaaacacaacatgcacagattccataacaatgttggttcttagattgtagaccctataagattttccagctgaataaccaacaaatatcccttcatcagcctttgcatcaaacttccctttatggtcagattgattccttagtataaagcatttacatcaaaagacatgaagaaagtttagagttggttttcttctcttgaacaactgataaggagtcatgcctttagcttgattgatcaaagagatattttgagtgaaacaggcacaattaacagcttcagcccagaaatatgttggtaactttgattcttcaagcattgttctggcagcctcaattaaagatctgttctttctttcaactaccccattttgctgaggtgttcttggagctgagaactcatgcatgattccattttcttcacagaacagcctcattgataaattcttgaactcagttccattgtcactcctgatattcctaaccttcaggtcaggatgattattgacttgcctgatgtgattgataatgatttcacttgcttcattctttgatccaagaaaatagacccatgaaaactttgagaaatcatctacaatcactaagcaatatctttttcttgcaattgacaatacattgactggtccaaagaaatccatatgtagcagctgtaatggttcatcaattgttgtttcaagtttctttttgaatgatgctttcctttgtttgcctttctgacaagcatcacacaaaccatcccttgagaattcaacaagaggaattcctcttactaggtcctttttgactagatcattcattttcttgaaattcaaatgggatagcttcttgtgccatagccaactctcaactgaacttgctttgctgaagagacaagtaatagattctgcatttgcagagttgaagtcagctaagtacacatttccttttctaactccagttagaaccactttgttgtctttcttactagtgacaacacaggcttcagaattgaaggaaactgtattccctttatcacatagttgactgatgctcagtaagttatgtttgagaccatcaactaatgcaacttcatcaatgatgacattccttgttgaaatcaagccatatcccatagtaaaccctttgctgtcatctccaaaggttatgctagggccagctctttccttaaactctgtgagcagggagaaatctcctgtcatgtgtcttgaacagccactgtccaagtaccatagatttcttctatttccctgcacaccataaaatcaatcaatttgattttggtacccaagtttccttgggtccattcttgttagcctttctcctagacttcattcctcctgcatctctagacttaggtaactttgagtcaaccttggtcttagatgtagttggttgaggtgtagggttagtcacataatcatttagcacatttggaatatgataaggcatggattgtgcatacatgttattccacataggcatattgtatggcatttgaggcatactaaatgcagcaagataaggattgttaaaatatggcatgtttgcaaaatgtgcataaggattctgttgagacatagtaggcatagcatgtagagatgatgcagacatgttaggcatggaagagggtacagttatgggggttttcttaatagatttgcaattagcagatagatgattaacactactacaatgcacacagctttttctaggagcatacctatcaggtgtgtaattgttatgtttgttaacacctaccttcccatttctgttagattttcttttagtttcctttttatcctcaaccatcttgagcctattatttaactgttctaaggtcatgtgccctatattcaccttactgacatctttggatgtgcttgcttcttctttaacaaagttcttggaagttgaaccaaactttttgttgagtttctttagattttcactaatagaaacatctgcctgttttaattgaggaaccttcaacggatgctcattttcttccttcaacggataaccttcatcatccgttgattccacatccgttgacagcccatcaattaattccagtttctttttgtttttatcccaggcagtttcacagaatgattcaattccttggaccttggcaatttgagcactaacatccctagatgttttccaggctttaatcacctcttgctctctctttaattgattagaaagtatttctactttcttaatagattcagctagttcattctcaacagatatacaatgcagcttggttttctctaggtcaatcaacttatcttctaacatagcatttctattacttaaaaacagattgttctctttaatcctactattttctttagcaagagatttaagagacacacgcaaatgatacaattcagtagacatgtcattaaaagcatcattgcactcttctttagtaagttgtgttacatcagtagtgattacctgagttgttacctgattgcttgatgaactaacttcattttcctcagaatcagccatgagagctaagttgatatactccacatcttcattctcttcctctccatcagctgcccaatctttttcttgagtaatgaaagccctttccttttgcttgagcagatcaaaatatttcttcttgtaatctacttggtcaaatttcttcttttcagaggttggctttctgcactcacttgcaaagtgtccacttataccacaattgaaacacttgaactttgatttgtccaccatgttcttatgaggtttagtggctctagtgtttttcttaaacttcatctttgcaaatctcctggacagaaatgcaagatgctcatcaacactatcagagtcatcttgactggagttgtcttcattctcagcaacttgctcttttcctttgcttgattcctgatatcttgtaccatctttggagtttgatgtagatctcacagtttcttgtctgcattccctctcattttcagctaccaatgcaactgaacttcctttctttctccccttctccaatacctcatcctgttccaactctagttcataagtcttcaagattccatataatctttcaagagtgaagtccttataatcctgaaagtt
The sequence above is drawn from the Apium graveolens cultivar Ventura chromosome 2, ASM990537v1, whole genome shotgun sequence genome and encodes:
- the LOC141706711 gene encoding uncharacterized protein LOC141706711 codes for the protein MGGGMEANKNKWIEEWGSARENLEHNFRWTRRNFALVGIFGIALPVLVYKGIVKEFHMQDEDAGRPYRKFI